The Gopherus evgoodei ecotype Sinaloan lineage chromosome 8, rGopEvg1_v1.p, whole genome shotgun sequence genome includes a region encoding these proteins:
- the PRPF38A gene encoding pre-mRNA-splicing factor 38A yields MANRTVKDAHSIHGTNPQYLVEKIIRTRIYESKYWKEECFGLTAELVVDKAMELRYVGGVYGGNIKPTPFLCLTLKMLQIQPEKDIIVEFIKNEDFKYVRMLGALYMRLTGTAIDCYKYLEPLYNDYRKIKSQNRNGEFELMHVDEFIDELLHSERVCDIILPRLQKRYVLEEAEQLETRVSALEEDMDDVESSEEEEEEDEKLERVPSPDHRRRGYRDLDKPRRSPALRYRRSRSRSPRRRSRSPKRRSPSPRRERHRSKSPRRHRSRSRERRHRSRSKSPGHHRSHRHRSHSKSPERSKKSHKKSRRGNE; encoded by the exons ATGGCGAACCGGACGGTGAAGGACGCGCACAGCATCCACGGCACCAACCCGCAGTACCTGGTGGAGAAGATCATCCGCACCCGCATCTATGAGTCCAAGTACTGGAAGGAGGAGTGCTTCGGCCTCACGG CTGAGCTGGTGGTGGATAAAGCCATGGAGCTGAGATATGTTGGTGGCGTTTATGGTGGAAACATCAAGCCTACACCATTCCTCTGCTTGACTCTGAAAATGCTGCAGATCCAGCCTGAAAAGGACATTATTGTTGAGTTTATAAAGAACGAGGATTTCAA ATATGTCAGAATGCTTGGAGCATTGTATATGAGATTGACAGGCACTGCCATTGACTGCTACAAGTACCTTGAACCACTGTACAATGACTACcgaaaaataaaaagtcaaaacagAAATGGGG AATTTGAGCTGATGCATGTCGATGAGTTTATTGATGAACTCCTCCACAGTGAACGTGTATGTGATATCATTTTGCCTCGATTGCAG AAACGTTACGTTCTGGAAGAAGCTGAACAACTCGAGACTCGGGTTAGTGCTTTAGAAGAAGATATGGATGACGTAGAgtccagtgaggaggaggaggaggaagatgagaag ctgGAGAGGGTACCTTCCCCTGATCATCGCAGAAGAGGTTACAGAGACCTAGATAAACCCCGCAGATCTCCAGCTCTGCGATACAGGAGGAGTCGAAGCAGGTCTCCAAGAAG GCGAAGCAGATCTCCAAAGAGGAGAAG CCCCTCACCACGGCGGGAGAGACATCGCAGCAAAAGCCCAAGGCGACACCGGAGCAGGTCCAGGGAGAGGCGCCACAGATCAAGATCTAAATCTCCAG GGCATCATCGTAGCCACCGACACAGAAGCCATTCTAAGTCACCTGAAAG ATCTAAGAAAAGCCATAAGAAGAGCCGGCGAGGGAATGAATAA